The genomic DNA GAGGATGTACACTTGCATATGGAGatagaaaaagcaaagaaagctcATTGACAGTGGACAAATATaataaattagattaaaatagATTATATTGTGTTGTAGCAACATGTTaaatttattcctgttttttttcaccAGGTCTTTGTTCATCATGCTGGACAGTCTTAACAGCTTAGATGGTTCTACCTGGTCAGTGGGGCAAGCATGGTTAAACCAAGTACTACAAAGACATGACATTGCAAGAGTACTTGAACCTTTGCTTCTACTGCTACTCCACCCAAAAACACAGCGAGTTTCTGTGCAGCGAGTTCAGGCTGAGTGCTACTGGAATAAGTCTCCTCACTACCCTGAAGAAGAAACTGAAAAGCACTTCATGCAAAAATTTAGCTGTGGTGATGGTAAGTACAATTTAACCCCCTCAAAAATTTCTTATTaactaacattttatttatttaaatatgtatactctattttatatatttttatccaTATAACATGAAACAGATGGCAGAAGAAACACACTGCATGATTTGCATATTAAATagttttcagaactgccagcatTTAGGCCCCTGGTAATGATTATATTCTTTTTCCAAAAGTTTTTTTAGTCTCAGTGAAAACTCCTCTGTGGGTTCAACTCTGCAGCATGCCAAATATTTGGAGTACAGTTAAAACAACTTTTCCCTTCTATATGTCACAGTTTCAAGGTTGCCTGCACCTTTCACCACCACCTTTACACTTCCTTGAGGGCATCCACTTGAGGTTTCAGGCTTCTGAGGAATAACCTTTCTCAGCTGGagacctctgtctctctctctctaaagacCAGGGGTTTAGGGTACGTTTACACTATCcgctggatcagcgggtagtgatcgatctatcgagGATTGATTTATctaatgtagtgtagacatgataaatcaatccctgatcgctctcccatcgactgctgaactccagcagtgcgagaggcagaagcaaagttgaaggggagccgcggccatcgatccaGCGCCGCAAGGAcccgaagtaagtaattttaattcgatctaagatacgtcgacttaaGCTACGCTGTTCTCGTAGCTGaggttgtgtatcttagatcgatcccgccCCCTCAgcgtagaccaggtcttagactTGCTTTGTGCTATTAAACAGTCACCCCTATCCACTTTAGAAGTAGTTGAAGCTATCCTATTAATCATTTAATTGATGGGTGAAGCTCTGCTTTATACAGTAAGTAAATGGACATTTAAGTTGCTTTACGATCTTTCAGGATGAAAGATGCAAAGTATAATAATTGTATTTAAATGTAAGTTTTTATTATTTCTGCTTATATCTGAAGTTCAAAATCTAAAGAAAAACTATTCATAGGCCATAACTATTctttgtgatttctttttaaagcattttctcaCATGCCTGTAAGCCAAGGACAACTTATTACACCTAAAGAAAACAGTGAAAAACAACTTATCATGGATGAAATGGAGAACTTCAGTCTCACAGTCAACCCTTTGAGTGACAGACTTTCCTTGTTAAGTACTAGCAGTGAGACTATTCCAATGGTGGTGTCCGATTTTGACCTTCCCGACCATCAGATAGAAATACTCCAGAGTTCTGACTCTGGCTGTTCACAGTCATCTGCTGGAGACAATCTGAGCTATGAGGTGGAGGCAGAAAGCCTCGGTGCTCAGAATAGTTCTCAGACATTGCGAGAAGACTCACCTGATGAAATTGTGCAACAGGTGGTTATTGACTTGATATGCAAGGTAGTAAGTGGTCTTGGAGAGGAGACCGAATCAGTTAAACACGATCTGCATCCTGATGATGCTTCATCTAAATTCAGTACTTTAGATCACTCTGAAGAGGTTTCTAAAAGTGAAGATCAAAATATTCAAAGCAGCAAGAACAGTTTGTTTGGCAATGACAATTCTCAGTTATTATCTGCTTCGACTGAGATTGGACTTGAAAGGCTAATGGATTCATCACCTTGTATTGAAGTAAGCCCTCAGGCCCCCTCTGACCTTACTTCCAGttcaacagatgcaaaatctggaCAAAGAAGTCACAGTAGTATTCAGTTCAGCTTCAAAGGAAAACTACCAGAAAAAATGTCAGAAAAAGAAACTATTGTTAAAGAGGCTGGTAAGCAACCAGGAGCAAAGCCCAAAGTGAAAATAGCCAGAAGGAAAGATGAAGACAAGAAAAAATCACAAACAGAAAAGCTTAAACAAACCAGTATTTTCTTTAGTGATGGTCTTGATTTAGAGAATTGGTACAGCTGTGGAGAGGGAGAAATTTCAGAAATAGAGAGTGATGTGGGGTCTCCAGGAATAAGAAAATCTCCCAGTTTAAACATTCATCCATTATATCAACATGTGTTGCTTTATCTCCAGTTATATGATTCCTCAAGAACATTATATGCTTTTTCTGCAATCAAAGCAATCTTGAAAACAAATCCTTCTGCTTTTGTAAATGCCATCTCTACTACCAGTGTCAACAATGTATACACTCCTCAGCTGTCCTTGCTTCAAAATCTTTTAGCTAGGCATCGAATATCTGTTATGGGCAAAGACTTCTATAGTCACATTCCAGTGGACTCTAACCATAACTTCAGGAGTTCTATGTACATAGAAATTCTTATCTCGCTATGTTTATACTATATGAGGAGCCACTATCCAACTCATGTAAAGGTAACCCCGCAAGATCTAATAGGAAACCGCAATATGCAGATGATGAGCATTGAAATTTTGACACTTCTCTTTTCTGAATTGGCGAAAGTAATAGAAAGTTCTGCAAAGGGCTTTCCTAGCTTTATTTCAGACATGTTATCCAAATGCAAGGTTCAGAAAGTGATCCTGCACTGTTTGCTATCTTCTATCTTTAGTGCACAGAAGTGGCACAGTGAAAAGGTAGCTGGTAAAAACATTGTTGTTATTGAAGAAGGTTTCTCTGAAGACAGCCTTATCAATTTTTCTGAGGATGAATTTGACAGTGGCAGTACTCTACAGTCACAGCTCTTAAAAGTGCTTCAGCGACTAATTGTCTTAGAACATAGAGTAATGACTGTGCCTGAGGAGAACGAAACAGGCTTTGAATTTGTCATTACTGACTTAGAGCAGATTAACCCACAGCAGCCAATGACTTCACTTCAGTATTTACACTCCCAGCCAATAACCTCTCAAGGCATGTTTCTCTGTGCAGTAATAAGAGCTTTACACCAACACTGTGCCTGTAAAATGCACCCCCAGTGGATTGGCCTGATCACTTCTACTCTGCCTTACATGGGAAAAGTTCTACAAAGAGTGGTAGTTTCTGTAACCCTCCAGCTTTGCAGGAATTTGGATAATTTAATTCAGCAGTATAAATATGAAACAGGATTATCCAATAGCAGGCATGtatatactttttttctttttgcaaatttgatcatacatttaaatgtttccttAGCTGTGTGGAGCAAATTCACAACAAACTCAATGTTGCATTTTAGGCCGCTTTGGATGGCGTCAATTACTCCACCAGATATGATTCTTACCCTGTTAGAAGGCATCACAACAATAATTCATTACTGTCTACTTGATCCATCTATACAGTATCATCAGGTAAACTTAGTCAAGCGTCTGAGAGGCTTCTTATGTCATATTTGTTAAATTAGAGTGTATCGTCTACATTCGGAATGCTTGTAATGTTGAATTTGCTCTGAATTTAAGTTTGAGGGGTTTGTGGTGaaaatattcaatatatttaaatCCATAATGAACAATTTTTGGGTAACAGGATTTAGAAAATTCTTATAAGAGAAAGCATTCATTGATAACATATTTTATGCCTCCTTAAGTACACAGACCATCAAATTTTCCAGTTGTATGCATTGTCCAAAGATTCAGATGTCACAAAGCCTTATTCTTGGAGTCCATGCTCCTACACAAGAACAAGGGTGGGAATTCCTCCACCTCAGGATTTTAAAGGGTTAGCTCCAGCAGCCAAACTCAGCTGTGGAACTTTTCATTGGTGCCAAACTTGACTGTTCCTGAATATGGTTGGGTTCTGTGTTCACCTACCTAGCTAACTCTGCTACCTGGATTTACCCTTTTTAGAAACAAAACTTTCTGTCCGAATGTCCATTCTTGTGCCTCTTCCTGCTAGCTTGAAGCTTTGTATattagcagcttttttttttttttttggctctaaCAATATTTAGTAGCTGCTGCTCGGTGCATAGTCTATACATTGGGCATTTGGCCCCGAACCTAATGGACCACTTTTTCTTGTTGACTGTTTAgctttatttaaatacatattttctatccttttctcCAACTCTTCTCAGTAGTCACCATCAAAATGCTTATTACCTGTGTTTGCAAATAGATGATGTTGTTGTTGTATTTATTATAGCACTAATTCTGAAGTAATGTTAATCACTTGCAAAGGCATTTACAAAGATATATCATATATATTTGTTCATAAGCCGGATAGTTTTGGTAacaaagtgacgcatcaaagagtgggggtcagcttataaatgggtctacaccaaaatttgatgattttaaactctatggaatcattgaattgaatatctaatacattgttgttttgtttacctggaacaTCTGCAGgtacggagcccctcagctccctgtggccgcggttcgccattcccagccaaagGCAGCTCCGGAAAGTGGCatgcaaactgtggccactgggagctgaggggctccgtgcctgtgaacgcttcaggtaaacaaaatgtcccgacccgccagtggcttaccctgacaggccaggatccaaagtttgccaacccctgaaatacagggttggcttatgaaagggtcgttcagtttttgctatttttacctaaccatcttgggggatcggcttataaatgaatgggctaatgaacgagtatatacagtaagtaTGATCACTGTAGACATAGAGACGATAATGAAAAACCCTCAGACCTTCAGAATATGCCCCACTCTAATTGATAGCATTTTTAATATATCCCCCACCAAGTTATCTATGTACCCCATGGATAAGTACAACCTTAGCTTTGTAAGCCTTGTGAAGGATCATGCTGGGCTGGATCTGCTTGCAGGATCATCTGGAAGGTGTCACTACAGGCCCTGTGGTCCTGGATTAAGCACATTCCGCAACTCTTCTGATAAATCCATACAGTCAAATACCACTGGATGTCAAGATTTTGTATTAGCACTAGCTGCATCAGCAGATGTCTATGGGGATAGGCGAGGAAACTATGCTTTAATATCTTCCAACCATACAGCACCACTCAATATGCCAGTGTCATATTTGCCTATCGTAACACTGAATTTCTTATATGATGCTTGGGAATAAAGCAATAAACAGAGAACATTGAGTATGGAAGATACGCTGGTTAGTTTTGGCCAAACTAAAATCTCTACATGCATTGTAATCAGAATATAAGACTGTAGGGTAAATCCCTATACATTCTGAAAACTCACACTTTTTGGTTAATATATTTTAAGAGATCAGTGCATCATACAATAGATATTAAAGATGCTGCTTTATTATTTGAGAATGTTTAAGCATACACTGCTAAAGGAATATGCTCCCTATTGC from Chelonoidis abingdonii isolate Lonesome George chromosome 3, CheloAbing_2.0, whole genome shotgun sequence includes the following:
- the LOC142046560 gene encoding protein DOP1A-like, with protein sequence MLDSLNSLDGSTWSVGQAWLNQVLQRHDIARVLEPLLLLLLHPKTQRVSVQRVQAECYWNKSPHYPEEETEKHFMQKFSCGDAFSHMPVSQGQLITPKENSEKQLIMDEMENFSLTVNPLSDRLSLLSTSSETIPMVVSDFDLPDHQIEILQSSDSGCSQSSAGDNLSYEVEAESLGAQNSSQTLREDSPDEIVQQVVIDLICKVVSGLGEETESVKHDLHPDDASSKFSTLDHSEEVSKSEDQNIQSSKNSLFGNDNSQLLSASTEIGLERLMDSSPCIEVSPQAPSDLTSSSTDAKSGQRSHSSIQFSFKGKLPEKMSEKETIVKEAGKQPGAKPKVKIARRKDEDKKKSQTEKLKQTSIFFSDGLDLENWYSCGEGEISEIESDVGSPGIRKSPSLNIHPLYQHVLLYLQLYDSSRTLYAFSAIKAILKTNPSAFVNAISTTSVNNVYTPQLSLLQNLLARHRISVMGKDFYSHIPVDSNHNFRSSMYIEILISLCLYYMRSHYPTHVKVTPQDLIGNRNMQMMSIEILTLLFSELAKVIESSAKGFPSFISDMLSKCKVQKVILHCLLSSIFSAQKWHSEKVAGKNIVVIEEGFSEDSLINFSEDEFDSGSTLQSQLLKVLQRLIVLEHRVMTVPEENETGFEFVITDLEQINPQQPMTSLQYLHSQPITSQGMFLCAVIRALHQHCACKMHPQWIGLITSTLPYMGKVLQRVVVSVTLQLCRNLDNLIQQYKYETGLSNSRPLWMASITPPDMILTLLEGITTIIHYCLLDPSIQYHQLLVNVDQKHLLEARSGILSILHMIMSSVTLLWSILHQADSSEKTTAAAAASVTTINLGSTKNLRQQILECWAQYQMNHGFTLWLLCI